GTGCATCTACGTGGAAAGCAAGATGGTCCTGAAAAGCAACTACTACAGCAAAAGCCAGCTCGACCGCCTCGCCAAACTGAGCGGCGCCCTGGGCCGCACCGAGGCCAGCCTGCTGCGCGAAGCCGTGGACGACCTGATCGAGAAGAACCGGGGCGAACTGTGAACGGCACCGGGCGCGTGAACCTCTCCGCCGGCTGGAGCGCGGCGCTTCAGGAAGCCTGGGATGCCTACTGCGCTGGGTCGTACGCCATCGGGGCGTGTGTGATCGACGCCCAGGGAACCGTGATCGCGCGGGGCCGCAACCGCCTGGGCGAGCCGCGCGGCGCGGAGGGGGGCGTCATCAGCGGGCACGACCTGGCGCACGCGGAAGTGAACGCGCTGCTGAACTTGAAAGACACGCCCCGCCCCGAGTGCTACAGCTGGACGCTCCTGACCACCCTGCAACCGTGCCCGCAGTGCGCCGCCATCGCGGCGATGGGCGGCATGCGGCACGTATCCTACGCCGCGCCGGACGCCTGGATTGCCGAGTCGAACCTCCTGACGCACGACCCGTACGTGTCCCGCAAGGGCGTGAGGGTATCCAGAGCCCCGGAGCCCGTGCAGAGGGCGGCGCTGCGGCTGGTGCTGGTCGCCCACCTGGAGAACGGACAGGACCCGGACAGCCCCATGCTGCGCAGCTTCGCGTCATACCCGGACGACGTTCACGCG
The DNA window shown above is from Deinococcus sp. LM3 and carries:
- a CDS encoding nucleoside deaminase, coding for MNLSAGWSAALQEAWDAYCAGSYAIGACVIDAQGTVIARGRNRLGEPRGAEGGVISGHDLAHAEVNALLNLKDTPRPECYSWTLLTTLQPCPQCAAIAAMGGMRHVSYAAPDAWIAESNLLTHDPYVSRKGVRVSRAPEPVQRAALRLVLVAHLENGQDPDSPMLRSFASYPDDVHAAVALHASGTLAALRAPRAPLAEALAVLA